From a region of the Helianthus annuus cultivar XRQ/B chromosome 5, HanXRQr2.0-SUNRISE, whole genome shotgun sequence genome:
- the LOC110941393 gene encoding non-specific lipid-transfer protein-like 1, which produces MASSDLKSAALLDQMKTHFSTDAGKALIKKIGLVYQINLAPKKMGFNEEIYVVDLKKGEVTKGPYEGGKPDATFSFTDEDFYKIATGKMNPQIAFMRGKMKVKGSLSAAQKFTPDIFPKPSKM; this is translated from the exons ATGGCGTCATCTGACCTCAAATCCGCAGCCTTATTGGATCAGATGAAGACCCACTTTTCCACTGATGCCGGCAAAGCTCTTATTAAAAAGATCGGTCTTGTTTATCAGATCAATCTTGCTCCTAAG AAAATGGGATTTAATGAGGAGATTTATGTCGTTGATTTGAAGAAAGGAGAGGTTACTAAAG GTCCATACGAAGGAGGAAAGCCAGATGCCACATTTTCTTTCACAGATGAGGATTTCTACAAGATTGCCACTGGGAAAATGAATCCTCAAATTGCTTTCATGAG GGGTAAGATGAAGGTGAAGGGGAGTTTAAGTGCAGCCCAGAAATTCACACCTGACATTTTTCCTAAACCCTCAAAGATGTAA